A region from the Arcobacter sp. F2176 genome encodes:
- a CDS encoding carboxymuconolactone decarboxylase family protein — protein MKSDRYKRGWEKLKEVDGSAGEKVIESLKDIAPEFADLLIEFPFGDIYTREKLDLKSREIATIAALTVMGNASAQLKVHIHAGLNVGCTKEEIVEVIMQMAVYGGFPCALNALFAAKEVFNEN, from the coding sequence ATGAAATCAGATAGATATAAAAGAGGTTGGGAGAAGTTAAAAGAAGTAGATGGTAGTGCAGGGGAAAAAGTAATTGAGTCATTGAAAGATATTGCCCCAGAGTTTGCAGATTTGCTTATTGAGTTTCCTTTTGGAGATATTTATACAAGAGAAAAATTAGATTTAAAATCAAGAGAAATTGCAACTATTGCAGCACTTACAGTTATGGGAAATGCATCAGCACAATTAAAAGTGCATATTCATGCAGGACTAAATGTAGGTTGTACTAAAGAAGAGATTGTAGAAGTGATTATGCAAATGGCAGTTTACGGAGGTTTCCCTTGTGCTTTAAATGCCCTGTTTGCTGCAAAAGAGGTATTTAATGAAAATTGA
- a CDS encoding AraC family transcriptional regulator, whose translation MIITLPNYIFENKDLYQIIHDDSVIVAKSSTYKKDKISLRNSMHLAILLISGGKILHLNDDDISIDTSDIVFLSQGNYFMGEILGDRNDFESILIYFDDEYVFNFIKRYNITIDTLAQNGILSFKRDEFINSCAQTINQYFLTNIDNSLDLVKLKLDEIFLYSLSKDKEKFTAFLNKIVQTKSSRIKYILEENLDIINNIDDMCKLTRLNSKALRKEVNRLYNQNPKEWLDERRLSFAVLLLKNTQKSVSQIATSCGYSSVSWFIIQFKKYYKTTPLFYREQNL comes from the coding sequence ATGATTATTACTTTACCCAATTATATTTTTGAAAATAAAGATTTATATCAAATAATACATGATGATAGTGTTATAGTAGCAAAGTCATCAACATATAAAAAAGATAAAATCTCTTTAAGAAACAGTATGCATTTAGCTATTTTATTAATAAGTGGTGGAAAAATCTTACATCTTAATGATGATGACATAAGTATAGATACTAGTGATATAGTTTTTCTATCTCAAGGCAATTATTTTATGGGTGAAATTCTTGGAGATAGAAATGACTTTGAATCTATATTGATATATTTTGATGACGAATATGTTTTTAATTTTATAAAAAGATACAATATTACTATTGATACACTCGCACAAAATGGAATTTTATCTTTTAAAAGAGATGAATTTATAAATAGTTGTGCTCAAACAATAAATCAATATTTTTTAACAAATATAGATAATAGTCTTGACTTAGTAAAGTTAAAACTTGATGAAATTTTTTTATACTCCCTTTCAAAAGATAAAGAAAAATTTACAGCTTTTTTAAATAAGATAGTACAAACTAAATCTTCACGGATAAAATATATTTTAGAAGAGAATCTTGATATCATAAATAATATTGATGATATGTGTAAACTCACAAGGCTTAATTCAAAAGCCTTAAGAAAAGAGGTAAATAGACTTTATAATCAAAATCCTAAAGAGTGGTTAGATGAAAGAAGGCTCTCTTTTGCTGTTCTGCTACTTAAAAATACTCAAAAAAGTGTATCACAGATAGCAACTTCATGTGGATATTCAAGTGTCTCTTGGTTTATAATACAATTTAAAAAATATTATAAAACTACCCCTTTATTCTATAGGGAACAAAACTTATAA
- a CDS encoding MFS transporter translates to MITKKQIFVMSATAGISVANIYYNQPILNDIAKDLNVSHLAVGNLTTFSQVGYGLGLFFVSPLGDKMDRKKLIIILHVLLGLSLLGLSFISNIFVLYILSLMAGLFAVSAQVVIPMAAAMSGKDKGRVVGTIFSGLLTGILLARTLSGYITDWFDNWHVIFGFSALLVFATIFFISKTLPNMEPHFENSYFSLLKSSIYQLKRFSLLRRNTLLIAVSFGIFCSFWTTLTFKLSQAPFNYDSDIIGLFGILAVAGALLAPYIGNISDKINGNGIKLISILMIILSVIIIKVFDTNLYAFIVATLLLDIGFQAIQINNLSQIYGLDEKAHSRINTAYISAMFVGGSIGTFIGVLCWEKGGWDLVTLQLLTLAIISLGIIVYSYIIKM, encoded by the coding sequence ATGATTACTAAAAAACAAATCTTTGTCATGTCAGCAACAGCAGGAATTAGTGTTGCAAATATCTATTATAATCAACCAATTTTAAATGATATTGCAAAGGACTTAAATGTAAGTCATCTAGCAGTAGGAAATCTAACTACATTTTCCCAAGTTGGGTATGGTTTGGGACTATTTTTTGTAAGTCCACTTGGTGATAAGATGGATAGAAAAAAACTAATTATTATTTTACATGTTTTATTAGGTCTATCTTTACTTGGACTTTCATTTATAAGTAATATTTTTGTTTTATATATTTTAAGTCTTATGGCTGGATTATTTGCAGTTTCTGCACAAGTTGTTATTCCAATGGCAGCAGCTATGAGTGGAAAAGATAAGGGTAGAGTTGTAGGAACTATATTTAGTGGATTATTAACTGGAATATTATTAGCAAGAACTTTAAGTGGATATATTACTGATTGGTTTGATAATTGGCATGTGATATTTGGTTTTTCTGCTCTTTTGGTATTTGCAACGATATTTTTTATCTCAAAGACTTTGCCAAACATGGAACCGCACTTTGAAAATAGTTATTTTTCACTTTTAAAATCATCAATTTATCAGTTAAAAAGATTTTCACTACTTAGAAGAAATACCTTATTGATTGCAGTTTCATTTGGAATTTTCTGTTCTTTTTGGACAACTTTAACTTTCAAATTAAGCCAAGCTCCTTTTAATTATGATAGTGACATTATTGGACTATTTGGTATACTAGCAGTAGCAGGTGCCTTATTAGCCCCTTATATTGGGAACATATCAGATAAGATAAATGGAAATGGAATTAAACTGATTTCTATATTGATGATAATACTTAGTGTAATTATAATTAAAGTATTTGATACAAATTTATATGCTTTTATTGTGGCAACTCTACTTTTAGATATAGGATTTCAAGCAATTCAAATCAATAATTTATCTCAAATTTATGGCTTAGATGAAAAAGCACATAGTAGAATAAATACAGCCTATATATCTGCGATGTTTGTGGGTGGTTCAATTGGAACTTTTATTGGAGTACTATGTTGGGAAAAAGGTGGTTGGGATCTTGTAACTTTGCAATTATTAACTCTAGCAATTATCTCTTTAGGGATAATTGTATATAGTTACATAATAAAAATGTAG
- a CDS encoding YciI family protein has translation MFIINLTYIKPLDEVDTHLEAHIKYLKEQYKEGNFIASGRKIPRNGGVILSKLDSKEKLLEVLSQDPFKLVNVANYEIIEFVPSMTLDEFENLKENVNE, from the coding sequence ATGTTTATAATAAATTTAACTTATATAAAACCACTAGATGAAGTAGATACTCATCTTGAAGCCCATATAAAATATTTAAAAGAGCAATATAAAGAAGGTAACTTTATAGCTTCAGGAAGAAAAATTCCAAGAAATGGTGGAGTGATACTTTCAAAACTTGATTCAAAAGAGAAGTTACTAGAAGTTCTATCCCAAGATCCATTTAAACTTGTAAATGTCGCAAATTATGAAATAATAGAGTTTGTTCCAAGTATGACATTAGATGAATTTGAAAATTTGAAAGAAAATGTAAATGAATAA
- a CDS encoding AraC family transcriptional regulator, protein MTYVVPNYFIENKYKNLLKIDDLLCLNYITKTQNSNVYARTTMHSMGIVLEGSKVIHLSNEDINIQKTDIFFLTQNNYYMSERLVNDSKYKSLLVYFDDKFIFDFINKYNIQINTKDEESTVKASYKSDKLFENSVQTFQEYLKVDFNENLLKLKIEEIFLQAIKHNEKQMYSFFNSILATSQDRIKYILESNIDLIQTLDDMCKITRLSENKIRRYIKKEFNQTPKIWLDTKRLEKAVLLLTTTNKSISDISTTCGYSTVSWFISQFKKYHKQTPKEFRHKI, encoded by the coding sequence TTGACCTATGTAGTGCCAAATTATTTTATTGAAAATAAATATAAAAATCTTTTAAAAATAGATGATTTATTGTGTTTAAATTATATTACTAAAACACAAAACTCCAATGTATATGCAAGAACAACAATGCATAGTATGGGTATAGTACTTGAAGGTTCAAAAGTTATTCATCTAAGTAATGAAGATATTAATATACAAAAAACAGATATATTTTTTCTTACTCAAAATAACTATTATATGAGTGAAAGATTGGTTAATGATTCTAAATACAAGTCATTATTAGTATATTTTGATGATAAATTTATTTTTGATTTTATAAATAAATATAATATTCAAATCAATACAAAAGATGAAGAGAGTACAGTAAAGGCAAGTTATAAAAGTGATAAATTATTTGAAAATAGTGTACAAACTTTTCAAGAATATTTAAAAGTTGATTTCAATGAAAATCTTTTAAAACTTAAAATTGAAGAGATATTTCTACAAGCAATAAAACATAATGAAAAGCAAATGTACTCTTTTTTTAACTCAATTTTAGCTACAAGTCAAGATAGAATCAAATATATACTAGAATCAAACATTGATCTTATCCAAACCCTTGATGATATGTGTAAAATCACAAGATTATCAGAAAATAAAATTAGAAGATATATTAAAAAAGAGTTTAACCAAACTCCAAAAATATGGCTTGATACAAAAAGATTAGAAAAAGCAGTTTTACTTTTAACTACTACTAATAAAAGCATCTCAGATATATCTACAACTTGTGGATACTCTACTGTTTCATGGTTTATTTCCCAATTTAAAAAATATCATAAGCAAACACCTAAAGAATTCCGACATAAAATCTAA
- a CDS encoding YbhB/YbcL family Raf kinase inhibitor-like protein: MKKICIGLIFSVGLLFAQGFTLSSNDIQGQLSNEQVFNGFGCTGKNISPQLSWKDAPKGTKSFAITAYDPDAPTGSGWWHWVVFNIPKDKTSLEKGFGNKEYSNIIQSVTDYGKTGFGGACPPVGDKAHRYIFTVYALDIDKLDLNKNASTALVGYMINAHAIEKSSIIAYYGR, encoded by the coding sequence ATGAAAAAAATATGTATTGGATTAATCTTTAGTGTTGGTTTGTTATTTGCCCAAGGTTTTACTTTAAGTAGTAATGATATACAAGGGCAACTTTCAAATGAACAAGTTTTTAATGGCTTTGGTTGTACTGGAAAAAATATCTCTCCACAACTTTCTTGGAAAGATGCACCTAAAGGAACAAAATCTTTTGCAATAACTGCTTATGATCCTGATGCTCCAACAGGAAGTGGTTGGTGGCATTGGGTAGTTTTTAATATTCCAAAAGATAAAACAAGTTTAGAAAAGGGTTTTGGAAATAAAGAATATTCAAATATCATTCAAAGTGTGACTGACTATGGTAAAACTGGTTTTGGTGGTGCTTGTCCTCCCGTTGGAGATAAGGCTCATAGATACATTTTTACAGTGTATGCTTTAGATATAGATAAACTTGATTTAAATAAAAATGCATCAACAGCTTTAGTTGGATATATGATTAATGCCCATGCCATAGAAAAATCATCAATTATTGCTTATTATGGGAGATAA
- a CDS encoding class I SAM-dependent methyltransferase, whose translation MKESNSWNANKYKKHANFVSNLALGVVELLNPKEGEKILDLGCGEGTLALEIKKSKAEVIGIDLSEDMVEKTKSKGIIASVGSATDLDFENEFDAVFSNAVLHWVKNSELAIQKINKALKKEGRFVAEFGGYGNIKSLTDAMQEVFDKYPSWGEFNNPWTFLSDTEYKMLLENNGFTVEYIELIPRPTPIDDITNWLDIFANGITKNLTAEQKVLFKEEVKEILTPKLYNEKNGWIADYVRLRVKAIKK comes from the coding sequence ATGAAAGAATCAAATAGTTGGAATGCAAACAAATATAAAAAACATGCAAATTTTGTATCAAATTTGGCATTAGGGGTAGTTGAATTACTAAATCCAAAAGAGGGTGAGAAAATTTTGGATTTAGGTTGTGGTGAGGGAACTTTGGCTTTAGAGATAAAAAAATCAAAGGCTGAAGTTATTGGTATAGATTTAAGTGAAGATATGGTTGAAAAAACAAAATCTAAAGGAATAATAGCAAGTGTTGGAAGTGCTACAGATTTGGATTTTGAAAATGAGTTTGATGCAGTTTTCTCAAATGCAGTATTGCATTGGGTAAAGAATAGTGAACTTGCAATTCAAAAGATAAATAAAGCATTAAAAAAAGAGGGTAGATTTGTAGCTGAATTTGGTGGCTATGGAAATATCAAGAGTCTAACTGATGCTATGCAAGAAGTTTTTGATAAGTATCCTTCCTGGGGAGAGTTTAATAATCCTTGGACTTTTTTAAGTGATACAGAGTATAAAATGCTTTTGGAAAATAATGGTTTTACTGTAGAATATATAGAACTAATACCAAGACCAACACCAATTGATGATATCACAAATTGGTTAGATATATTTGCAAATGGCATAACTAAAAATTTAACAGCTGAGCAAAAAGTATTGTTTAAAGAAGAAGTAAAAGAGATATTAACACCAAAACTATATAATGAAAAGAATGGTTGGATTGCTGATTATGTAAGATTAAGAGTTAAGGCTATTAAGAAGTAA
- a CDS encoding lysozyme inhibitor LprI family protein — protein sequence MKLLSLLILIFFSLNFCFAENETDLLSKADNLYKSGKTLQAKKLYEEAAKKGDAKAHFALAYKYVLTKEQSIYHFTQAAIKGHEKALAYALDDLLFRVNDLELANPKKALEVYKQAKKSNPNIKLYDEKNIVETLKLAVKSSDFDAKAFIKKYNIKNTNSSPYFIWELAQEAAKNGRFGKANAKLVFDLVVRGGNVPAEYEEAVKATYKNWQKGIAKFDLCNFITSGMGMGYCAKKEEEKQQIKRDKEIKQFRNILSKENQTLFNDTLKYTNKFIEKKAILEEGHGGSGRASFLINSETKQKNEYLKLLKKVQKGLTPKLKYSLKYYDKKLNETYKKVLKKLKKSSIEYTMSYPITFDNIRTVQRIWIKYRDANTKLFLAINPSSKKENWEAYLTKQRTNQLKLILTY from the coding sequence ATGAAACTTTTAAGCCTACTTATTTTGATATTTTTCTCATTGAACTTTTGTTTTGCAGAAAATGAAACAGACCTCCTATCAAAAGCAGACAATCTTTATAAATCAGGTAAAACATTACAAGCAAAAAAGCTATATGAAGAAGCTGCAAAAAAAGGAGATGCCAAAGCTCATTTTGCACTAGCATATAAATATGTACTTACAAAAGAACAATCCATTTATCACTTTACACAAGCTGCAATAAAAGGTCATGAAAAAGCATTAGCTTATGCTTTGGATGATTTACTTTTTAGAGTAAATGATTTAGAACTTGCAAATCCTAAAAAAGCTTTAGAAGTATATAAACAAGCTAAAAAGAGTAATCCAAATATAAAATTATATGATGAAAAAAACATAGTAGAAACTCTAAAGTTAGCAGTAAAATCTAGTGATTTTGATGCAAAAGCATTTATAAAAAAATACAATATAAAAAATACAAACTCTTCACCTTATTTCATATGGGAACTAGCCCAAGAAGCAGCAAAAAATGGAAGATTTGGAAAAGCCAATGCAAAACTTGTTTTTGATTTGGTTGTAAGAGGAGGAAATGTACCAGCAGAATATGAGGAAGCAGTAAAAGCCACATATAAAAATTGGCAAAAAGGTATTGCTAAATTTGACTTGTGCAATTTTATCACAAGTGGTATGGGTATGGGATATTGTGCAAAAAAAGAGGAAGAAAAACAACAAATAAAAAGAGATAAAGAGATAAAACAATTTAGAAATATACTTTCAAAAGAAAATCAAACATTATTTAATGATACTTTAAAATATACAAATAAATTTATCGAAAAAAAGGCTATTTTAGAAGAAGGACATGGAGGTTCAGGAAGAGCTAGTTTTCTAATAAATTCAGAAACTAAACAAAAAAACGAATATTTAAAACTACTAAAAAAGGTACAAAAAGGTCTTACTCCCAAATTAAAGTATTCTTTAAAATACTATGACAAAAAATTAAATGAAACATACAAAAAAGTTCTAAAAAAACTCAAAAAATCAAGTATAGAATATACAATGTCATATCCAATAACCTTTGATAATATAAGAACTGTTCAAAGGATTTGGATAAAATATAGAGATGCTAATACTAAACTCTTTTTAGCAATAAACCCCTCTTCAAAAAAAGAAAATTGGGAAGCATATTTAACTAAGCAAAGAACAAATCAATTAAAACTAATATTGACCTATTAG
- a CDS encoding diguanylate cyclase, producing the protein MDINKKEDYQISELIDIKSFRQILNNFFESTGIANGIINKNGEIIVQSGWSDACNNFHIKNIESNNFCKESNISLFESLSKKPISKKKCKNGLIDYSSPIIVNNQVIATLFLGQVLFDSPNLDYFISQAEKYNYDKTSYLAAIQKVPIVTEEKIKSLMLCILQMIELLVSGSLSKQREDKLEQNLKKTNEQSVELKDILNFSPLGIGWTNKNGEIEYVNHKFTELFGYTIEDIPTLMVWFIKAFPNKQYRENLIIPWNNKVIKSFNEKQQPPELEATITCKDGTNRRTLIRLSWIGEKRLSNFSDITIHWKNELRNRSHDNMLEMVAKGVDLRDILHNIIKTIELEDKTSICSILLLEDKKYLLIGSSPSLPAFFNEAINGVEIGVGVGSCGTAAYLKERVIVENIMEDEYWKDYKDLAKKANLYSCWSEPIISSTGEVLGTFAIYHNKPTLPKEQDFERIKFASNLASIAIENRNARKELEHRAYFDFLTNLPNRRYYIEQSELEISRNHRFGGILSIIMFDIDHFKLLNDKYGHNVGDLVLKKIADISRTVLRDIDIIGRIGGEEFAISLPCTDVFEAEQIAQRLRIEIEKGEINLTKETLCDFTASFGVSTNSDNYNIQELLNFADIALYEAKAGGRNRVCIFKK; encoded by the coding sequence ATGGACATTAATAAAAAAGAAGATTATCAGATAAGTGAATTAATTGATATTAAATCTTTTAGACAGATTTTAAATAATTTTTTTGAATCAACTGGAATAGCTAATGGAATTATCAATAAAAATGGAGAAATAATTGTTCAATCAGGTTGGAGTGATGCTTGTAATAATTTTCACATAAAAAATATTGAATCAAATAACTTTTGCAAAGAAAGTAATATTTCCTTATTTGAAAGTTTATCAAAAAAGCCTATTTCTAAAAAAAAGTGTAAGAATGGTTTGATAGATTATTCAAGTCCAATTATTGTAAATAACCAAGTTATTGCAACACTATTTTTAGGACAAGTTTTATTTGACTCTCCAAATCTAGATTATTTTATTTCTCAAGCTGAAAAATATAATTATGATAAAACTAGTTATCTTGCAGCTATACAAAAAGTACCAATAGTTACAGAAGAGAAAATAAAATCTTTAATGCTTTGTATCCTTCAAATGATTGAACTTTTAGTATCTGGAAGTTTGTCAAAACAAAGAGAAGATAAATTAGAACAAAATCTAAAAAAAACCAATGAACAAAGTGTTGAATTAAAAGATATTTTAAATTTTTCTCCTTTAGGGATTGGATGGACAAACAAAAATGGTGAAATAGAGTATGTAAATCACAAGTTTACAGAGCTTTTTGGATATACCATTGAAGATATACCAACATTAATGGTTTGGTTTATAAAAGCTTTCCCAAATAAACAATATAGGGAAAATCTTATTATTCCATGGAATAATAAAGTAATAAAGTCATTTAATGAAAAACAACAGCCACCAGAATTAGAAGCAACTATTACCTGTAAAGATGGTACTAACCGTAGAACACTGATTCGGTTATCATGGATAGGAGAAAAAAGATTAAGTAATTTTAGTGATATTACAATACATTGGAAGAATGAACTTAGAAATCGTAGTCATGATAATATGTTAGAAATGGTAGCAAAGGGTGTTGATTTAAGAGATATTTTGCATAATATTATTAAAACAATTGAGTTAGAAGATAAAACATCTATTTGTAGTATCTTGTTATTAGAAGATAAAAAATATTTATTAATTGGATCTTCTCCTTCTCTTCCTGCTTTCTTTAATGAAGCAATTAATGGAGTTGAAATAGGAGTAGGAGTAGGTTCTTGTGGAACAGCTGCTTATTTAAAAGAGCGTGTAATTGTTGAAAATATTATGGAAGATGAGTATTGGAAAGATTATAAAGATTTAGCAAAAAAAGCCAATTTATATTCATGTTGGTCAGAACCAATTATTTCATCAACGGGTGAGGTTTTAGGAACTTTTGCTATTTATCATAATAAACCAACTTTACCTAAAGAACAAGATTTTGAACGCATTAAATTTGCTTCAAATTTAGCTTCTATAGCAATTGAAAATAGAAATGCTAGAAAAGAGTTGGAACATAGAGCATATTTTGATTTTTTAACAAATCTACCAAATAGACGATATTATATTGAACAATCAGAATTAGAAATATCTCGTAACCATAGATTTGGAGGTATTCTATCAATAATTATGTTTGATATAGATCACTTTAAATTATTAAATGATAAATATGGACACAATGTGGGTGATTTAGTATTAAAAAAAATTGCAGATATAAGCCGAACTGTATTGCGTGATATAGATATCATAGGTAGAATTGGTGGTGAAGAATTTGCTATTTCTTTACCTTGTACTGATGTATTTGAAGCAGAACAAATTGCACAAAGATTGCGAATTGAAATTGAAAAAGGGGAAATAAATTTAACAAAAGAGACTTTATGTGATTTTACTGCTTCATTTGGAGTATCTACAAATAGTGATAATTATAACATACAAGAGTTATTAAATTTTGCAGATATCGCCTTATATGAAGCTAAAGCTGGTGGTAGAAATAGAGTTTGTATTTTTAAAAAATAA
- a CDS encoding ABC transporter substrate-binding protein gives MKISQIFLLGLFFLVFNACDDKSNDSHLKYKNQTITILSPNFDKAITGPIKKEVKEFEDRTGATIRIVSPSWDDMIPKIKESFVDEKINYDVFVIFSSWAGSLLADGHAEEIPKWVEEKIDWQDVLPIYKENVLSWNDKNYFLPYDGDCINLYYRKDIFENEEYKKRFKKIYNYNLEVPKTWKQYKDIAEFFNAWDWNNDGKIEYGVAESRRRGYGTLLQFFAKAAAYAKYPNYKEFYFDMNMNPKINNPAFIKALEDYIDIMKYSPKEILNFAPSDVRQSFIAGNVSMAIDWANTGALAQNSKESIVKNKVGYAELPGSNRVYNSKTNKWENLYNNPSSISGNWVVVVNKDAKNKELALNFATYLTSKEMTTRYVTVGWSGINPSRYSHLSLTNLDLWENNSFSKDSAKDYLKVISNSLSNENVVMDIRIPGADLYYDSFDKYLNKAIIGELTPQEALDLTAQQWNKITKELGIENQIRFYKESLNE, from the coding sequence ATGAAAATCTCACAAATTTTTCTACTTGGCTTATTTTTTTTAGTATTTAATGCTTGTGATGATAAAAGTAACGATTCCCATTTAAAATATAAAAATCAAACTATTACTATACTTTCTCCTAATTTTGATAAAGCAATTACTGGTCCTATAAAAAAAGAGGTAAAAGAGTTCGAAGATAGAACTGGCGCAACAATAAGAATAGTTTCTCCTAGTTGGGATGATATGATTCCAAAGATAAAGGAGTCTTTTGTAGATGAAAAGATAAATTATGATGTTTTTGTGATTTTTTCATCTTGGGCGGGTTCTTTATTAGCTGATGGACATGCTGAAGAAATACCAAAATGGGTTGAAGAAAAAATAGATTGGCAAGATGTATTACCAATTTATAAAGAAAATGTACTTTCTTGGAATGATAAAAATTATTTTCTTCCTTATGATGGTGATTGTATTAATTTATATTATAGAAAAGATATTTTTGAAAATGAAGAGTATAAAAAAAGATTTAAAAAAATTTATAACTATAACTTAGAGGTTCCAAAAACTTGGAAGCAATACAAGGATATCGCTGAGTTTTTTAATGCTTGGGATTGGAATAATGATGGAAAGATAGAATATGGTGTTGCTGAAAGCAGAAGAAGAGGTTATGGGACTTTACTTCAATTCTTTGCAAAAGCAGCTGCCTATGCAAAATATCCAAATTATAAAGAATTTTATTTTGATATGAATATGAATCCAAAGATAAACAATCCAGCTTTTATAAAAGCATTAGAAGATTATATTGATATTATGAAATATTCACCTAAAGAGATTTTAAATTTTGCACCTTCAGATGTTAGACAAAGTTTTATAGCGGGTAATGTTTCCATGGCTATTGATTGGGCAAATACTGGTGCATTAGCTCAAAATTCAAAAGAAAGCATTGTTAAAAATAAAGTTGGATATGCAGAACTTCCAGGATCTAATAGAGTATATAATTCTAAAACTAATAAATGGGAAAATTTATACAATAATCCATCTTCAATAAGTGGTAACTGGGTAGTAGTTGTTAATAAAGATGCAAAAAATAAAGAATTGGCATTGAACTTTGCAACTTATTTAACTTCAAAAGAAATGACAACAAGATATGTTACTGTAGGATGGAGTGGAATTAACCCTTCAAGGTATTCTCATCTTAGTTTAACAAACTTAGATTTATGGGAAAATAATTCATTTTCAAAAGATTCAGCTAAAGATTATTTAAAAGTTATATCTAATTCATTGTCAAATGAAAATGTTGTTATGGATATAAGAATTCCAGGGGCAGATTTATATTATGATAGTTTTGATAAGTACTTAAATAAAGCAATAATAGGAGAATTAACTCCCCAAGAAGCACTTGATCTTACAGCTCAACAATGGAATAAAATAACAAAAGAGCTTGGAATTGAAAACCAGATAAGATTTTATAAGGAGTCTTTAAATGAGTGA